In Spirosoma aureum, a single genomic region encodes these proteins:
- a CDS encoding LytR/AlgR family response regulator transcription factor: protein MSKSAHPKNETIKIPGIQKPIPVCLITHCKGYGNYTRIYCQGAKSPIVSSQTLKLFEDRLPSFLRANKSTLINYRHIVGVDRLDGRSMELMLANDAPIPVARRRLQRIRDKLALLKVQS, encoded by the coding sequence ATGAGTAAGAGCGCACATCCCAAAAATGAGACAATTAAGATACCTGGAATACAAAAACCGATTCCTGTCTGCTTAATTACTCACTGCAAAGGTTACGGGAACTATACCCGAATCTATTGCCAGGGTGCCAAAAGCCCTATCGTCTCTAGCCAAACACTAAAACTCTTTGAAGATCGGTTGCCCAGCTTTCTGAGAGCCAACAAGTCTACACTAATCAATTACCGCCATATTGTTGGCGTCGACCGACTTGACGGACGATCGATGGAACTGATGCTGGCTAATGATGCTCCCATTCCGGTAGCTCGGCGTAGACTGCAACGCATCCGTGATAAGCTCGCCCTGCTTAAGGTGCAATCCTGA
- a CDS encoding MFS transporter, whose translation MVVPDASSKPAGGSVQPNRQRAAPIGLFSLPVIVAALGYFVDIYDLLLFGIVRVPSLKDLGLAPDQISTIGGRIINWQMAGLLLGGILWGVLGDKRGRLSVLFGSIITYSIANIACGFVKHVTFMDPVTYYALMRFVAGVGLAGELGAGITLVSEILPKEKRAIATSLVAGIGVLGAVVAYFTVKLFDWETAFFVGGGLGFGLLLLRIGVIESGMFTSITEQKHVSRGNFFAFFTNADRLSRYLKCIGIGIPTWFITGILASFSNEFGRALGIAEEIQPGLAITWLYIGMAIGDLSNGFISQSLKSRKKAIALFMAIALVFSLLYLYIGIKSATIFYCLCLGLGFGNGYWAMFVTISAEQFGTNLRATAATTIPNMVRAFLIPMTLSYQALKPSLNIINAGAIVGLVSFIIGFYAILTIPETHDKDLNYLEE comes from the coding sequence ATGGTTGTTCCAGATGCTTCATCCAAACCGGCTGGCGGTTCCGTACAACCGAACCGCCAACGTGCGGCACCAATTGGTTTATTTAGTTTGCCGGTCATTGTGGCAGCGTTGGGCTACTTCGTCGATATTTACGACCTGCTTCTGTTTGGAATTGTTCGTGTACCGAGTCTGAAAGATCTGGGGCTCGCTCCCGACCAGATTTCAACCATAGGCGGACGCATCATAAACTGGCAAATGGCGGGTTTACTGCTCGGTGGCATCTTATGGGGTGTTCTTGGCGATAAGCGTGGACGGCTGTCGGTGTTATTTGGTAGTATTATTACATACTCTATTGCCAATATTGCCTGTGGATTTGTCAAGCACGTAACCTTCATGGACCCCGTCACCTATTATGCACTGATGCGATTTGTAGCAGGTGTCGGGCTTGCGGGTGAATTGGGTGCCGGGATAACGCTCGTCAGCGAAATTCTACCGAAAGAAAAACGGGCTATAGCCACCTCACTTGTGGCAGGAATTGGTGTTTTGGGAGCTGTAGTAGCCTATTTTACGGTAAAACTGTTCGACTGGGAAACGGCCTTTTTCGTTGGAGGTGGTTTAGGATTTGGTTTGTTATTATTACGAATTGGCGTGATTGAATCAGGTATGTTCACCAGCATAACAGAGCAAAAACACGTTAGCCGGGGTAACTTCTTCGCCTTTTTTACGAATGCGGATCGGCTCAGTCGCTATCTTAAATGCATTGGAATTGGCATTCCAACCTGGTTTATTACTGGCATCCTCGCTTCGTTCAGTAATGAATTTGGAAGAGCATTAGGCATTGCCGAAGAAATTCAGCCAGGTTTAGCCATTACCTGGTTATACATTGGAATGGCCATCGGCGATCTGTCCAACGGTTTCATTAGTCAGTCCCTGAAATCGCGCAAAAAAGCAATTGCCCTTTTTATGGCCATTGCGCTTGTATTCAGCTTGCTTTACTTATACATCGGGATCAAAAGTGCCACTATTTTCTATTGTCTCTGTTTAGGTTTGGGATTTGGTAATGGCTACTGGGCTATGTTCGTGACCATCAGTGCTGAACAATTTGGCACCAATCTCCGCGCTACGGCAGCCACCACAATACCAAATATGGTTCGCGCTTTTCTGATTCCAATGACCTTGAGTTATCAGGCCCTAAAACCTTCGCTAAACATCATTAATGCCGGTGCCATTGTTGGTCTGGTCAGCTTCATAATCGGGTTTTACGCCATTCTGACTATACCTGAAACACATGATAAGGATTTGAATTATTTAGAAGAATGA
- a CDS encoding NUDIX hydrolase: MHSPSEQNYIQQLSIDCIIFGYQEKQLNVLVPKLDFRGDFWALPSGFIFQGEGIDQAARRILEERTGIKDIYLDQFRVFGDAERSNSSFLERIINLNEDKLGDNRFNRKELEWITRRFVSIGYYALVDINKVIPQKNEIDESMDWYPIRNLPTMIMDHNEMVAQALDTLRLNLDQKLIAFNLLPETFTMKEVQELYESIYDKPFARNNFQKKILDLNVLERLEKKFTGAANKAPFLYRFQR, encoded by the coding sequence ATGCATTCACCGAGTGAACAGAATTATATTCAACAGCTTTCGATTGATTGCATCATTTTTGGCTACCAGGAAAAACAACTTAATGTACTCGTTCCAAAACTTGATTTTCGGGGTGATTTCTGGGCGCTCCCCAGTGGTTTTATTTTTCAGGGAGAAGGTATTGATCAGGCGGCCCGACGCATTTTAGAAGAGCGGACGGGTATCAAAGATATTTATCTGGACCAATTCAGAGTGTTTGGGGATGCTGAGCGGAGCAATAGCTCGTTTCTTGAACGGATAATTAACCTCAATGAAGATAAACTGGGAGACAATCGATTCAACCGAAAAGAACTGGAATGGATCACCCGACGGTTTGTGTCCATCGGCTATTATGCTCTGGTTGATATCAATAAAGTAATTCCTCAGAAAAACGAAATCGATGAGTCAATGGATTGGTATCCGATACGGAACTTACCTACCATGATCATGGATCATAACGAGATGGTGGCCCAGGCTCTCGATACCTTGCGGCTAAATCTTGATCAGAAATTGATTGCCTTTAACCTGCTTCCCGAAACGTTCACCATGAAGGAAGTACAGGAACTCTACGAATCCATTTATGACAAACCTTTTGCCAGAAACAACTTCCAGAAAAAAATTCTGGACTTAAATGTACTGGAACGTCTGGAAAAAAAATTCACTGGCGCTGCCAACAAAGCCCCTTTCCTGTATCGCTTCCAGCGATAG
- a CDS encoding ThuA domain-containing protein, whose amino-acid sequence MRQNSFRICLLTLGLWLLVQSIFAQEPKRSVLVFSKTAAFRHQSIEAGKTALAKMATEKGFGVQFTEDGAQFNESGLKRFNTVVFLNTTGDVLNGEQQAAFERYIQAGGGYVGIHAATDTEYEWPWYGKLAGAYFLDHPMPNNVQKGKFIVTLKNHWATKGMPDEFERNDEFYSFKDISPKINVVLKIDEKSYVGGKNPDFHPMSWYQEYDGGRAFYTAMGHTDETFTEPLFLNHLWAGINYTTGGDAPKPLDYAKARPEENRFTKGVLAEKLDEPMELSVLGDGRILFIERKGEVRLYTIKTKELKTIAKIPVSTKYVSKEGKESMGEDGLLGLSKDPNFAQNHWIYLYYSDPAESKNVLARFELKGDELVMNSRKLMLDIPTQREECCHTGGSIAWDRAGNLYLSTGDNTNPHGSNGYSPSDERPGRNAWDAQKSSANTNDLRGKIIRIKPQPDGTYTIPDGNLFPKGTAQTRPEIYTMGHRNPFRISVDQKTGYVYWGEVGPDAAKPDPNRGAAGHDEVGQARKAGNFGWPHFVGDNKAYTKYDFVVEKSGDKWDANAPTNTSPNNTGLNTLPPAQKAFIWYPYDGSPEFPLVGAGGRNAMAGPVFYAEDFINAPNAFPNYYNGKLLTYDWMRGWIMAVTMDKDGNYQSMERFMPSYKFSNPMDMEFADNGDLYMLEYGSGWFTANDDARLIRIEYNGGNRKPQLQVAANKMGGSAPFNLSLTAKGTVDADGDALTYAWKISSRNGFSKLINAPDATLTLSTVGVYKATLTVNDGKGGIVSQSMDITVGNEAPVLSVQLPGGNKSFFTPNKPFRYDIKVNDKEDGTLGKGIDPERVAVNIDYMPEGFDKIAIAQGHRSADAGALLASGKKLIEASDCKGCHSVAKKSIGPAYMDVASKYKGDNTALERLTKKVIAGGSGVWGETAMAAHPQLSAADAADMVKYILNVSSEAASSNALPVKGSYTASVPSGDKGKGVFIVRASYEDKGAKGLPSLRSEQTFVLRNARVDVHGFDLYDNVNKMSYGGSNLAIPSKSGAYMAIRQADLSGVTEFHVMATAPKPQLNAKGGKVELRLDSPTGKLIGESPFLEASDKMDFKPNQLNVPVKLPAPFDNKLHDVYLVFVNPNEPLGSLMVVMGVEAVLSSVGQ is encoded by the coding sequence ATGCGACAAAACTCCTTTAGAATCTGTTTGCTGACTTTGGGCTTATGGCTGTTGGTACAGTCGATTTTTGCCCAGGAACCCAAACGTAGCGTACTTGTCTTTAGTAAAACGGCCGCATTCCGGCATCAGTCAATTGAAGCGGGCAAAACAGCCCTGGCTAAAATGGCCACCGAAAAGGGGTTTGGTGTACAGTTTACCGAAGACGGGGCTCAGTTTAATGAATCAGGCTTAAAGCGTTTCAACACGGTTGTTTTCCTGAATACGACTGGCGATGTGCTCAACGGTGAGCAGCAGGCAGCTTTTGAACGCTACATTCAGGCGGGTGGTGGCTATGTGGGTATTCATGCGGCTACAGATACCGAGTACGAATGGCCATGGTATGGGAAACTGGCGGGCGCCTATTTTCTGGATCACCCAATGCCCAATAATGTGCAGAAAGGGAAGTTTATCGTTACCCTCAAAAATCATTGGGCGACCAAAGGTATGCCCGACGAGTTTGAGCGAAATGACGAATTCTACAGTTTCAAGGATATTTCGCCGAAAATCAACGTCGTTCTGAAGATCGACGAAAAGAGCTATGTCGGGGGTAAGAATCCTGATTTTCACCCCATGAGCTGGTATCAGGAGTACGACGGTGGCAGGGCCTTTTATACGGCTATGGGTCATACCGACGAAACCTTCACCGAGCCTTTGTTTCTAAACCACCTGTGGGCTGGTATTAACTATACAACGGGAGGGGACGCACCGAAGCCGCTGGATTACGCCAAAGCCCGACCCGAAGAGAATCGGTTTACCAAAGGTGTTCTGGCCGAAAAACTGGATGAACCGATGGAACTGAGCGTACTTGGTGACGGTCGAATCCTGTTCATTGAGCGCAAAGGAGAAGTTCGGCTCTACACGATCAAAACGAAGGAGCTGAAAACTATTGCGAAGATCCCGGTTAGTACAAAATATGTGAGTAAGGAAGGTAAAGAGTCAATGGGTGAAGATGGACTTCTGGGCTTGAGCAAAGACCCCAACTTTGCTCAGAACCACTGGATTTATCTGTACTATTCAGATCCGGCTGAGTCTAAAAACGTTCTGGCCCGCTTCGAATTAAAGGGTGATGAACTGGTAATGAATTCCAGAAAGTTGATGCTGGACATACCAACGCAGCGCGAGGAGTGCTGCCATACGGGCGGCTCAATTGCCTGGGATCGAGCTGGTAATCTGTACCTCTCGACGGGTGATAACACCAACCCCCACGGCTCCAATGGGTATAGCCCCAGTGATGAACGACCCGGCCGCAATGCCTGGGACGCCCAGAAATCGTCGGCCAACACCAACGATTTACGCGGTAAAATCATCCGTATCAAACCTCAGCCCGACGGTACATACACCATTCCTGATGGTAATCTTTTCCCAAAAGGAACCGCCCAAACACGTCCGGAGATTTACACCATGGGCCATCGCAACCCTTTCCGCATCTCAGTCGATCAGAAAACGGGTTACGTATATTGGGGAGAGGTAGGTCCTGATGCCGCCAAACCAGATCCGAATAGGGGTGCTGCTGGCCATGATGAAGTTGGACAGGCGCGGAAAGCCGGTAACTTTGGCTGGCCACATTTTGTGGGCGACAACAAGGCATACACTAAATATGATTTTGTTGTCGAAAAATCCGGCGACAAATGGGACGCCAACGCACCAACCAATACATCGCCCAATAATACAGGGCTGAATACGCTTCCCCCGGCTCAGAAAGCCTTTATCTGGTATCCGTATGATGGCTCTCCCGAGTTCCCGTTGGTAGGTGCAGGCGGTCGTAATGCAATGGCAGGACCAGTGTTTTATGCGGAGGATTTTATAAATGCCCCCAACGCTTTCCCGAATTACTACAACGGGAAGCTGCTAACTTACGACTGGATGCGCGGCTGGATTATGGCCGTGACGATGGACAAGGATGGTAATTATCAGTCGATGGAGCGGTTTATGCCGAGTTATAAGTTCAGCAACCCGATGGATATGGAATTTGCCGATAACGGGGACTTGTATATGCTCGAATATGGCTCCGGCTGGTTTACGGCCAACGACGATGCCCGCCTGATTCGCATTGAGTATAACGGGGGGAACCGCAAACCGCAGCTTCAGGTGGCAGCCAATAAGATGGGCGGTTCTGCACCGTTCAACCTGAGCCTCACGGCAAAAGGAACAGTCGATGCGGATGGCGATGCACTGACCTATGCCTGGAAGATTTCGTCAAGAAATGGGTTTTCTAAGCTGATTAATGCCCCTGATGCTACGCTGACGCTCTCAACAGTAGGGGTCTACAAGGCTACGCTTACTGTCAATGATGGAAAAGGTGGTATCGTTTCCCAGTCGATGGACATTACGGTGGGCAATGAAGCTCCAGTCTTGAGTGTCCAGCTACCCGGCGGTAATAAGTCATTTTTCACCCCCAATAAACCCTTCCGATACGATATAAAGGTAAATGATAAGGAAGATGGTACGCTCGGGAAAGGTATCGATCCGGAGCGGGTGGCTGTCAATATTGATTACATGCCGGAGGGTTTTGATAAAATCGCCATCGCGCAGGGCCATCGATCGGCCGATGCCGGGGCTCTCCTGGCGAGTGGCAAAAAACTTATCGAAGCCAGCGATTGCAAGGGCTGTCACAGTGTGGCTAAAAAATCGATCGGACCTGCCTACATGGACGTAGCCAGTAAATACAAGGGTGATAACACCGCTCTGGAACGGCTGACAAAGAAGGTAATCGCCGGTGGTAGTGGCGTTTGGGGAGAAACGGCGATGGCGGCTCACCCACAGCTTTCAGCTGCCGATGCCGCCGATATGGTCAAATATATCTTGAATGTATCCAGCGAAGCCGCCAGCAGCAATGCCTTGCCGGTGAAGGGGAGCTACACCGCCAGCGTCCCATCCGGTGATAAGGGTAAAGGTGTCTTCATTGTACGGGCTTCCTACGAAGACAAAGGGGCCAAAGGATTGCCTTCACTCAGATCGGAGCAGACGTTTGTCTTGAGAAACGCCAGGGTCGATGTGCATGGCTTCGATCTTTATGACAATGTAAATAAAATGTCGTACGGGGGGAGTAACCTGGCCATTCCAAGCAAATCAGGAGCGTACATGGCAATCAGACAGGCTGATTTGAGTGGGGTAACGGAGTTTCACGTCATGGCCACGGCCCCCAAACCGCAACTCAATGCTAAAGGGGGTAAGGTTGAGTTACGACTGGATAGTCCAACCGGGAAATTAATCGGTGAATCGCCGTTCCTGGAAGCGTCGGATAAGATGGACTTTAAACCGAACCAACTAAACGTTCCGGTCAAACTACCCGCTCCATTTGATAACAAATTGCACGATGTTTATCTGGTCTTTGTCAACCCCAACGAACCACTTGGCAGTCTGATGGTGGTAATGGGCGTAGAAGCCGTTCTGAGTTCCGTCGGGCAGTGA
- a CDS encoding glycosyl hydrolase: MKKIIILAWMLPALAFAQPSPLQKGFQVPPNAAKPRVWWHWMNGNITKDGITKDLEWMNRVGIGGFQNFDASLFTPSVTPKKLVFMTPEWKDAFKHTTDLAQKLGLEMAIAGSPGWSVTGGPWVAANDAMKKYVWAETRVTGGQPFSGKLPQPPNTTGSFQNVPVGASTLGGPVGDVPTYYADAVVIAYRLPAAEKFLSTFTPKVTASGGTFNLSDLTDGDLAKSSLLPPVEVGQDMWIQYAFDSPQTVKAFTIVGASSGGALAEFRGAPDNRTLKVSDDGVNFRDVVMIKGSTVPQNTMSIVPTTAKYFRFAFKTLQPQGNPFGAMFGGNAAPGKPEGVQVAELVLHNTDRVDLFEEKAGFSPWKESTHSLVKSDADAIPTEDVLDLTAKMSTDGTLNWTPPSGNWVVMRMGYSITGRKNHPASPEATGLEVDKLDKVAVKKYIETYLDMYKDATGGQMGTKGLQYMVLDSYEAGHMTWTRAMPEEFLKRRGYDIKPWLPVLTGRVVKSAEASEKFLWDFRKTIGELIVENHYEVIGDALHARGMKRYTESHENGRIYLADGMDVKRKADIPMSAMWTPGSLAGGGDEEVRSEADIREAASVAHIYGQNLVAAESMTSIQNAFSWHPEKLKRTADLEMASGLNRFVVHTSVHQPLDDKKPGISLGPFGQYFTRQETWAEQAKPWMDYLGRSCYLLQQGKPVVDVLYYYGENNNITQAFAQKLPAIPAGYAFDFANASVLTNALRMDGDKISTPGGQQYRLFVLDSSARTMTLPVLKKLGELVKSGMHVAGIKPERSPSLSDNPTDFTALVNQIWGNPNVSTKPVDTVLKEMNVQKDADISGARSKVMYIHRQTSDADLYWLDNRSENPNEATISFRITGKVPELWYPETGKTEKVSYQINDGRTIVPLKFESWEAYFIVFRDKATVTSYTKPAVTESPLASISGAWKVNFQEGRGAPQQATFNTLVSLTENADPGVKYFSGTAAYDNTLDVPKVTKNASYILDLGEVKNIAEVIVNGKNVGTVWKKPFHIDITEALKAGRNTVQVKVTNLWVNRLIGDAQPGVTSKVTFTTLPFYKADAPLLPSGLLGPVRLLEATTASATAEGKR, translated from the coding sequence ATGAAAAAAATAATAATATTGGCCTGGATGCTTCCTGCGCTGGCTTTTGCGCAGCCTTCGCCACTCCAAAAAGGATTTCAGGTTCCGCCCAATGCCGCTAAACCACGCGTTTGGTGGCACTGGATGAACGGCAACATCACCAAAGACGGCATCACCAAAGACCTCGAATGGATGAACCGCGTCGGCATTGGTGGTTTTCAAAACTTCGATGCCAGCCTGTTTACACCCAGCGTGACGCCCAAAAAACTGGTGTTCATGACCCCCGAATGGAAAGACGCCTTTAAACACACCACCGATCTGGCTCAAAAACTTGGGCTCGAAATGGCCATTGCCGGGTCACCAGGGTGGAGCGTTACGGGTGGTCCGTGGGTAGCTGCCAACGATGCCATGAAAAAATACGTCTGGGCCGAAACGCGGGTTACGGGCGGGCAGCCTTTTTCGGGTAAACTACCCCAGCCACCAAATACAACGGGCAGTTTTCAGAATGTACCGGTAGGTGCCAGTACGCTTGGTGGCCCCGTTGGCGACGTGCCAACCTATTATGCCGATGCCGTTGTTATTGCCTATCGCTTGCCCGCTGCTGAGAAGTTCTTAAGCACGTTTACGCCCAAAGTGACGGCGAGTGGAGGTACATTCAACCTCAGCGATCTGACCGACGGTGATCTGGCAAAAAGCAGTTTGCTGCCACCGGTGGAAGTGGGGCAGGATATGTGGATTCAATACGCATTCGATAGTCCACAGACAGTTAAGGCATTCACCATTGTGGGAGCAAGCAGCGGGGGTGCATTGGCCGAGTTCAGAGGTGCCCCCGATAATCGTACCCTGAAAGTGAGCGACGACGGTGTCAACTTCCGGGATGTTGTGATGATCAAGGGAAGTACGGTGCCCCAGAACACGATGAGTATTGTGCCTACTACGGCCAAATATTTCCGGTTTGCGTTCAAAACACTACAGCCACAGGGCAATCCCTTTGGTGCCATGTTTGGCGGAAATGCTGCACCGGGCAAGCCAGAGGGCGTACAGGTTGCGGAACTGGTGCTACACAACACCGACCGGGTAGACCTGTTCGAAGAGAAGGCCGGTTTCAGTCCGTGGAAAGAAAGCACACACTCACTTGTGAAGTCGGATGCCGACGCCATCCCGACCGAAGATGTACTGGATCTGACCGCTAAAATGAGCACTGACGGCACACTGAACTGGACACCCCCGAGCGGGAACTGGGTGGTCATGCGAATGGGCTATTCGATCACAGGCAGGAAAAACCATCCCGCTTCGCCGGAAGCTACTGGCCTGGAAGTCGATAAGCTCGACAAGGTGGCGGTCAAAAAATACATCGAGACATACCTGGACATGTACAAGGATGCTACCGGCGGACAAATGGGGACGAAGGGGCTGCAATACATGGTTCTGGATAGTTACGAAGCAGGCCACATGACCTGGACCAGGGCGATGCCCGAGGAGTTTCTGAAACGCCGTGGCTACGACATCAAACCCTGGCTTCCTGTGCTGACGGGGCGGGTGGTGAAGAGTGCCGAAGCCAGTGAGAAGTTCCTGTGGGACTTCCGCAAGACCATTGGTGAACTGATCGTCGAAAATCATTACGAAGTGATTGGTGATGCGCTGCACGCACGCGGTATGAAGCGATATACCGAATCGCATGAAAATGGTCGGATTTACCTAGCCGATGGCATGGACGTGAAGCGTAAAGCCGATATTCCGATGTCGGCCATGTGGACGCCCGGTAGTTTGGCCGGTGGGGGAGACGAAGAAGTTCGTAGCGAAGCCGACATTCGGGAAGCAGCTTCGGTTGCGCACATCTACGGGCAGAATCTGGTAGCGGCCGAGTCGATGACTTCTATTCAAAACGCGTTTAGCTGGCATCCGGAAAAACTCAAACGTACCGCCGATCTGGAAATGGCGTCGGGATTAAACCGATTTGTCGTACACACGTCCGTACACCAACCGCTGGATGATAAGAAACCCGGTATTTCGCTCGGGCCTTTTGGTCAATATTTTACCCGGCAGGAAACCTGGGCTGAGCAGGCGAAACCCTGGATGGACTATCTGGGTCGGAGTTGTTATTTGCTACAGCAGGGCAAACCCGTCGTAGATGTGCTGTATTACTACGGTGAGAACAACAACATCACACAGGCATTTGCCCAAAAGTTGCCTGCTATTCCGGCTGGCTACGCCTTTGACTTTGCGAATGCGTCTGTGCTGACGAATGCACTGCGTATGGATGGGGATAAGATAAGTACTCCTGGCGGCCAGCAGTACCGCCTGTTTGTTCTGGATTCCTCGGCGCGAACGATGACGCTGCCCGTACTGAAAAAACTGGGCGAACTGGTCAAGTCGGGTATGCATGTGGCTGGTATCAAACCCGAGCGTTCCCCAAGCCTGAGCGATAACCCTACTGATTTTACCGCGCTGGTGAACCAGATCTGGGGTAACCCCAATGTATCGACGAAGCCGGTGGATACCGTCCTGAAGGAAATGAACGTTCAGAAAGACGCGGACATTTCCGGTGCCCGATCGAAGGTGATGTACATTCACCGTCAAACTAGCGATGCTGACCTCTACTGGCTCGATAACCGTAGCGAGAATCCGAACGAGGCCACGATCAGCTTCCGGATAACGGGTAAAGTGCCGGAGCTGTGGTATCCCGAAACGGGTAAAACCGAAAAGGTATCCTATCAGATCAACGATGGACGAACGATTGTACCACTCAAGTTTGAGTCGTGGGAAGCCTACTTTATCGTCTTCCGCGACAAGGCGACGGTAACTTCTTACACGAAACCTGCTGTTACAGAATCACCCCTTGCCAGCATATCTGGTGCCTGGAAAGTTAACTTTCAGGAAGGCCGGGGTGCACCTCAGCAGGCCACGTTTAACACGCTGGTATCGTTGACCGAAAATGCCGACCCAGGGGTCAAGTATTTTTCCGGAACAGCGGCCTACGACAATACGCTTGATGTGCCGAAAGTAACTAAAAACGCATCGTACATTCTTGATCTGGGCGAGGTGAAGAACATTGCCGAGGTAATTGTCAACGGTAAAAACGTTGGTACGGTCTGGAAGAAGCCCTTCCACATCGACATCACGGAAGCGCTAAAAGCTGGTCGTAATACTGTACAGGTAAAAGTTACGAACCTGTGGGTCAATCGCCTGATTGGTGACGCCCAGCCCGGTGTGACCAGCAAAGTCACGTTCACCACCCTGCCGTTCTACAAAGCTGATGCGCCCCTGTTGCCGTCGGGTCTGCTGGGACCGGTTCGCTTGCTGGAAGCGACAACTGCTTCTGCAACGGCCGAGGGGAAGCGGTAA
- a CDS encoding Dabb family protein — MIQHSVIFSLKHAPGSMLELAFFEAVRQLATIPGVGQLSCLRQISAKNQFAFGLSMVFASQDEYDQYNQHPLHQAFVEQHWINEVTEFMEIDFQPMD, encoded by the coding sequence ATGATTCAACATAGCGTAATTTTCTCGCTGAAACATGCACCAGGCAGTATGCTGGAACTAGCCTTCTTTGAGGCTGTCCGACAACTGGCAACCATTCCCGGCGTCGGGCAGTTGTCGTGCCTGCGACAGATTAGTGCTAAAAATCAATTCGCGTTCGGGTTGTCGATGGTCTTTGCCAGTCAGGACGAGTATGATCAGTACAATCAGCATCCACTACACCAGGCTTTTGTTGAGCAACACTGGATAAATGAGGTAACCGAGTTTATGGAGATTGATTTTCAACCGATGGATTGA
- a CDS encoding LytR/AlgR family response regulator transcription factor, with translation MNVVIIEDEDRTARQLERLLKKYDPSIQVLLQIPSIKKAVDWFSQHPKPDLVFMDIHLEDGLAFSIFDQLSLTLPVIFTTAYDEYMLKAFKVNSIDYLLKPVDYEELVAAIEKFRMLRSQSTMPDLNALLAFMQKPQSLNYRERFMITIGTRVHSVEVADIAYFYSEEKATFLITKGGQLLPLEYSLDQLSSLLNPVQFFRVNRQFIIARNAIQTIHAYSAGKLKVDLQPIPRQEVFVSMSRLSEFKDWLGR, from the coding sequence ATGAACGTTGTCATCATTGAAGATGAAGATCGGACAGCTCGCCAACTGGAACGATTACTGAAAAAGTATGACCCATCAATACAGGTACTGCTCCAGATACCATCCATCAAAAAGGCCGTCGACTGGTTTAGCCAGCATCCGAAACCCGATCTGGTTTTTATGGATATTCACCTGGAGGACGGACTGGCTTTCAGCATTTTCGACCAGCTTAGTCTGACGCTACCGGTCATTTTCACGACCGCCTACGATGAATATATGCTGAAAGCGTTTAAGGTTAACAGTATCGATTACTTACTTAAACCCGTTGATTATGAGGAGTTAGTAGCTGCTATCGAGAAGTTCAGGATGCTCCGAAGCCAATCGACAATGCCCGATCTGAACGCGCTCCTGGCGTTCATGCAAAAGCCGCAGTCGCTCAACTACAGGGAACGGTTCATGATCACGATCGGCACCAGGGTTCATAGCGTGGAGGTGGCCGATATTGCTTATTTTTACTCGGAGGAGAAAGCGACATTCCTGATCACCAAAGGCGGGCAATTGCTCCCCCTCGAATACAGTCTGGACCAGCTTTCGAGCCTGCTAAACCCAGTCCAGTTTTTTCGCGTCAATCGCCAGTTTATCATCGCCAGAAATGCCATCCAAACCATTCATGCCTATTCAGCGGGAAAACTTAAAGTCGATTTACAGCCCATTCCCCGGCAGGAAGTATTTGTCAGCATGAGTCGGCTGTCGGAGTTTAAAGATTGGTTAGGGCGGTAA